From one Erinaceus europaeus chromosome 4, mEriEur2.1, whole genome shotgun sequence genomic stretch:
- the SOX4 gene encoding transcription factor SOX-4, which yields MVQQTNNAENTEALLAGESSDSGAGLELGIASSPTPGSTASTGGKADDPSWCKTPSGHIKRPMNAFMVWSQIERRKIMEQSPDMHNAEISKRLGKRWKLLKDSDKIPFIREAERLRLKHMADYPDYKYRPRKKVKSGNASSSSSGAATSKPGEKGDKVGGSGGGGHGGGGGSSSSSSHAGGGGGSASGGGGANSKPAQKKSCGSKVAGGAGGGVSKPHAKLLLASGGGKAAAAAAATFAAEQSGAAALLPLGAASAADHHSLYKARTPSSSSASSAAAASANLAAGAGGKHPAEKKVKRVYLFGGLGSASSPPVGGVGAGADPSDPLGLYEEGGAGCSPDGPSLSGRSSAASSPAAGRSPADHRSYAGLRAASPAPSSAPSHASSSASSHSSSSSASSSGSSSSDDEFEDDLLDLHPSSNFESMSLGSFSSSSALDRDLDFNFEPGSGSHFEFPDYCTPEVSEMISGDWLESSISNLVFTY from the coding sequence ATGGTGCAGCAAACCAACAACGCGGAGAACACGGAAGCGCTGCTGGCCGGCGAGAGCTCGGACTCGGGCGCCGGCCTGGAGCTGGGCATCGCCTCCTCCCCCACGCCGGGGTCCACAGCCTCTACGGGCGGCAAGGCTGATGACCCGAGCTGGTGCAAGACTCCGAGTGGGCACATCAAGCGACCCATGAACGCCTTCATGGTGTGGTCGCAGATCGAGCGGCGCAAGATCATGGAGCAGTCGCCCGACATGCACAACGCCGAGATCTCTAAGCGGCTGGGCAAACGCTGGAAGCTGCTCAAGGACAGCGACAAGATCCCTTTCATTCGGGAGGCGGAGCGGCTGCGCCTCAAGCACATGGCTGACTACCCCGACTACAAGTACCGACCCAGGAAGAAGGTCAAGTCCGGCAACGCCAGCTCCAGCTCCTCGGGGGCCGCTACCTCCAAGCCCGGGGAGAAGGGAGACAAGGTCGGTGGCAGTGGCGGGGGCGGCCAcgggggcggcggcgggagcagcagcagcagcagccacgcGGGGGGAGGAGGCGGCAGCgcgagcggcggcggcggcgccaaCTCCAAACCCGCGCAGAAAAAGAGCTGCGGCTCCAAAGTGGCTGGCGGCGCGGGCGGCGGGGTCAGCAAACCGCACGCCAAACTCCTCCTGGCGAGCGGCGGCGGGAAAGCTGCAGCGGCAGCCGCCGCCACCTTCGCGGCCGAGCAAAGCGGAGCCGCCGCCCTGCTGCCCCTGGGCGCCGCCTCGGCCGCCGATCACCACTCGCTGTACAAGGCGCGGACTCCCAGCTCCTCCTCGGCCTCCTCGGCCGCCGCGGCCTCCGCCAACCTCGCCGCCGGCGCCGGCGGCAAACACCCGGCCGAGAAGAAGGTGAAGCGCGTGTACCTGTTCGGCGGCTTGGGCTCGGCCTCTTCGCCCCCCGTGGGCGGCGTGGGAGCCGGCGCCGACCCCAGCGACCCCCTGGGCTTGTACGAGGAAGGGGGTGCCGGCTGCTCCCCCGACGGGCCGAGCCTGAGCGGCCGCAGCAGCGCCGCCTCGTCCCCCGCCGCCGGCCGCTCGCCCGCAGACCACCGCAGCTACGCGGGTCTGCGCGCCGCCTCGCCCGCCCCGTCCAGCGCGCCGTCGCACGCGTCCTCCTCGGCCTCTTCCCACTCGTCGTCGTCCTCCGCCTCATCCTCAGGCTCCTCGTCCTCCGACGACGAGTTCGAAGACGACCTGCTGGACCTGCACCCCAGCTCAAACTTTGAGAGCATGTCCCTGGGCAGTTTCAGCTCGTCGTCGGCGCTGGACCGGGACCTGGATTTTAACTTCGAACCCGGCTCCGGCTCCCACTTCGAGTTTCCGGACTACTGCACGCCGGAGGTGAGCGAGATGATCTCGGGAGACTGGCTCGAGTCCAGCATCTCCAACCTGGTCTTCACCTACTGA